Proteins encoded in a region of the Prunus persica cultivar Lovell chromosome G4, Prunus_persica_NCBIv2, whole genome shotgun sequence genome:
- the LOC18780808 gene encoding uncharacterized protein LOC18780808 isoform X1: MPFFHLRLTASHSTLNHFPLFGYVVEPTHFPQNTQHLNYHLPVLKNWPPLYAFVHSFPRFHSLGAMHVSADMAEKFDILNVCHSILGMNSYEKQSSIREVQSMHHTDSPDSISKEEKERQRRKKIGLANKGRVPWNKGRKHSSETCARIKQRTTEALKDPKVRKKMSEHPRPHSAESKAKMRSSLRRVWGQRLKWKRLREKLFLSWVESIAEAAKKGGRGQQELCWDSYEKIKQKLHLQELQLAAEKKKEKAKERTKQRATTAEQVKEKNMARIACERRKDGEVYEDTEELTVLQGRNCKQRLMKLERKTSTNGQVAARGDIVMSHISAFEKLDLELMKREKMQKEFSFADQIKAAKNKRMELTMEALSSVHAANKKPGEYA, encoded by the exons ATGCCGTTCTTTCACCT GAGATTGACTGCTTCACACTCAACTCTCAATCACTTTCCGCTGTTTGGTTATGTGGTGGAACCCACTCACTTCCCACAGAACACACAGCATTTGAATTATCATTTACCTGTTTTGAAGAATTGGCCTCCCTTGTATGCTTTTGTTCATTCATTCCCTAGATTTCATTCTTTGGGAGCCATGCACGTCAGTGCTGACATGGCTGAGAAATTTGATATTCTCAATGTCTGCCATTCTATACTTGGCATGAATTCATATGAGAAGCAAAGCTCGATCAGGGAGGTTCAATCAATGCATCATACTGACTCTCCAGACAGTATTAgcaaggaagagaaggaaagacAGAGACGAAAAAAAATAGGACTAGCCAACAAAGGGAGAGTACCATGGAACAAAGGCAGGAAACATAGTTCGG AGACTTGTGCGCGAATCAAACAGAGAACAACAGAAGCCTTAAAAGACCCCAAG GTTAGAAAGAAGATGTCTGAGCATCCCCGGCCTCATAG CGCGGAGTCCAAGGCAAAAATGCGTTCTTCACTTAGACGTGTTTGGGGACAGCGTTTAAAATGGAAACGGTTAAGGGAGAAATTATTTCTGTCATGGGTTGAAAGCATAGCAGAGGCAGCTAAGAAAGGTGGTAGAGGACAGCAAGAGCTGTGTTGGGATAGCTATGAGAAGATAAAGCAAAAATTACATCTCCAAGAGCTTCAGCTGGctgctgaaaagaaaaaggaaaaggcgAAGGAGAGGACAAAGCAAAGAGCAACGACAGCAGAAcaagttaaagaaaaaaatatggcAAGGATTGCTTGTGAGAGGAGAAAAGATGGAGAAGTCTATGAAGATACTGAAGAGTTGACAGTTCTTCAAGGGCGGAATTGTAAGCAGAGATTAATGAAG TTGGAAAGAAAAACTTCAACAAATGGACAAGTTGCTGCTCGAGGGGACATAGTCATGTCGCATATCTCAGCTTTTGAGAAACTGGATCTAGAGCTtatgaagagagaaaaaatgcagaaAGAATTTTCATTTGCAGACCAGATCAAAGctgccaaaaacaaaagaatggaATTAACTATGGAAGCCTTATCCTCTGTTCATGCAGCCAACAAGAAACCAGGGGAGTATGCTTAA
- the LOC18780808 gene encoding uncharacterized protein LOC18780808 isoform X2, which translates to MLAFWRLTASHSTLNHFPLFGYVVEPTHFPQNTQHLNYHLPVLKNWPPLYAFVHSFPRFHSLGAMHVSADMAEKFDILNVCHSILGMNSYEKQSSIREVQSMHHTDSPDSISKEEKERQRRKKIGLANKGRVPWNKGRKHSSETCARIKQRTTEALKDPKVRKKMSEHPRPHSAESKAKMRSSLRRVWGQRLKWKRLREKLFLSWVESIAEAAKKGGRGQQELCWDSYEKIKQKLHLQELQLAAEKKKEKAKERTKQRATTAEQVKEKNMARIACERRKDGEVYEDTEELTVLQGRNCKQRLMKLERKTSTNGQVAARGDIVMSHISAFEKLDLELMKREKMQKEFSFADQIKAAKNKRMELTMEALSSVHAANKKPGEYA; encoded by the exons ATGTTGGCATTCTG GAGATTGACTGCTTCACACTCAACTCTCAATCACTTTCCGCTGTTTGGTTATGTGGTGGAACCCACTCACTTCCCACAGAACACACAGCATTTGAATTATCATTTACCTGTTTTGAAGAATTGGCCTCCCTTGTATGCTTTTGTTCATTCATTCCCTAGATTTCATTCTTTGGGAGCCATGCACGTCAGTGCTGACATGGCTGAGAAATTTGATATTCTCAATGTCTGCCATTCTATACTTGGCATGAATTCATATGAGAAGCAAAGCTCGATCAGGGAGGTTCAATCAATGCATCATACTGACTCTCCAGACAGTATTAgcaaggaagagaaggaaagacAGAGACGAAAAAAAATAGGACTAGCCAACAAAGGGAGAGTACCATGGAACAAAGGCAGGAAACATAGTTCGG AGACTTGTGCGCGAATCAAACAGAGAACAACAGAAGCCTTAAAAGACCCCAAG GTTAGAAAGAAGATGTCTGAGCATCCCCGGCCTCATAG CGCGGAGTCCAAGGCAAAAATGCGTTCTTCACTTAGACGTGTTTGGGGACAGCGTTTAAAATGGAAACGGTTAAGGGAGAAATTATTTCTGTCATGGGTTGAAAGCATAGCAGAGGCAGCTAAGAAAGGTGGTAGAGGACAGCAAGAGCTGTGTTGGGATAGCTATGAGAAGATAAAGCAAAAATTACATCTCCAAGAGCTTCAGCTGGctgctgaaaagaaaaaggaaaaggcgAAGGAGAGGACAAAGCAAAGAGCAACGACAGCAGAAcaagttaaagaaaaaaatatggcAAGGATTGCTTGTGAGAGGAGAAAAGATGGAGAAGTCTATGAAGATACTGAAGAGTTGACAGTTCTTCAAGGGCGGAATTGTAAGCAGAGATTAATGAAG TTGGAAAGAAAAACTTCAACAAATGGACAAGTTGCTGCTCGAGGGGACATAGTCATGTCGCATATCTCAGCTTTTGAGAAACTGGATCTAGAGCTtatgaagagagaaaaaatgcagaaAGAATTTTCATTTGCAGACCAGATCAAAGctgccaaaaacaaaagaatggaATTAACTATGGAAGCCTTATCCTCTGTTCATGCAGCCAACAAGAAACCAGGGGAGTATGCTTAA
- the LOC18778332 gene encoding UBP1-associated protein 2C, with amino-acid sequence MDPSKKRKLDENGVVLDTDPSSIPKLSPEDARKLIERFNPDQLIDILQDAVTRHVDVLDAVRSIADLDASQRKLFIRGLGWDTTTEGLRALFSAYGELEEAIVILDKVTGKSRGYGFVTFRHVDGALLALKEPSKKIDGRMTVTQLAAAGNSSSNVSSNNAADVSLRKIYVANVPYDMPADKLLAHFSFYGEIEEGPLGFDKQTGKCKGYALFVYKTPEGAQAALVDPVKNIEGRQLTCKLAIDGKKGKPDGPGQGQGPGSGPNAHGDGMGLAQPSSIAGQYGGPGGIGSYGGFSGGHQGPPPLGHHPLGGPGLSSVGNQVNSGLGAGGGYGAGLGGPYGNYGGPGSVGYGLGGTGGLGGAGGGLGGAASGGGAPGGGVGTGSSLYGLAPSSAGLPSSRFPESGHYGLSSYQNQHHQQAGTSPMPRVPPGGMYPNVPPYY; translated from the coding sequence atGGATCCATCTAAGAAGCGAAAGCTGGACGAGAACGGCGTCGTTCTGGACACCGACCCCTCCTCCATCCCTAAACTCTCCCCTGAAGACGCTCGCAAGCTCATTGAGCGATTCAACCCCGATCAACTCATCGACATTCTCCAAGACGCCGTCACCCGCCACGTGGACGTCCTTGACGCCGTCCGATCGATCGCCGATCTCGACGCCTCTCAGCGCAAGCTCTTCATCCGAGGCCTCGGCTGGGACACCACCACCGAGGGCCTCCGCGCTCTGTTCTCCGCCTACGGCGAGCTCGAGGAGGCCATTGTCATCCTCGATAAGGTCACCGGAAAATCTAGGGGCTACGGCTTCGTCACATTTAGACACGTCGACGGCGCTCTCTTAGCCCTAAAAGAGCCGAGCAAGAAGATCGACGGTCGCATGACCGTGACTCAGCTCGCGGCCGCAGGGAATTCGAGCTCCAATGTCAGCTCCAACAACGCAGCCGACGTGTCGTTGCGGAAGATTTATGTAGCCAATGTGCCGTACGACATGCCGGCGGATAAGCTCTTGGcgcatttttctttctatggGGAGATAGAGGAGGGGCCGCTAGGGTTTGACAAGCAGACTGGGAAGTGCAAAGGGTACGCGCTGTTTGTGTATAAGACTCCGGAGGGCGCTCAGGCTGCGCTGGTCGATCCGGTGAAGAACATCGAGGGGAGACAATTGACTTGTAAATTGGCGATTGATGGGAAGAAGGGCAAGCCAGACGGGCCCGGTCAGGGTCAAGGACCTGGGAGTGGCCCTAATGCGCATGGGGATGGTATGGGGCTGGCACAACCGTCTTCGATTGCCGGGCAGTATGGCGGGCCCGGTGGGATTGGGTCGTATGGTGGGTTTTCCGGTGGGCACCAGGGCCCACCTCCGTTGGGTCATCATCCATTGGGTGGCCCCGGGCTGTCGTCTGTTGGAAATCAGGTGAATTCGGGTTTGGGTGCTGGTGGTGGGTATGGGGCCGGGTTGGGTGGGCCTTATGGTAATTACGGCGGGCCTGGTTCGGTGGGTTATGGTTTAGGTGGCACTGGTGGGTTGGGTGGAGCTGGTGGTGGACTTGGTGGTGCTGCGTCTGGTGGTGGAGCTCCCGGTGGCGGTGTGGGTACTGGGTCGTCTTTGTATGGATTGGCGCCAAGTTCAGCTGGGTTGCCCTCTAGTAGGTTCCCAGAGAGCGGGCACTACGGCTTGTCGTCCTATCAGAATCAGCACCACCAGCAAGCTGGAACATCACCCATGCCTAGGGTTCCGCCAGGGGGGATGTACCCGAATGTGCCACCTTATTACTGA
- the LOC18778424 gene encoding uncharacterized protein LOC18778424, which produces MDLKKLKGMNWVGNIYQKFEAICQEVDDIVNQDTIKYVETQVQTVGKSVKKLCSDVVQDLIPPLGNPVNHDTQEVAITYNSTISTKSREHLEENSSDEIEKQSPAEPNVMDPVINQPSLVSSKYFLADQPSSPTSMDSSEVSESDVSVGKIREVFSNENSLGATEMKSPSEPHVMDPVTNQLSTMSCKYQLADQPSSPTSLDTLELSEYDLSVEKIDEVLTNEKSLDATEESPTECNVMDPVTNQPSLGSSKFYLADQPYSPTSMDTLVLSEAYFSVENQESLDATENQSPTEPNVMDPVTNQPSLISCKCHIADQQSAPISMDTLEVSESDFSARKIDEVLTNGISLDATKNQSPTEPSIMDHVASQLRLVSSKYHLADQLSSPTSINTLGVSESDLSVGKIDDNLTNENSDANNEEISIKMLDLTSPVMSEHFTESPFQVFAHSNYENRHTFLPEVAPISPAHGLEFESQQKCTVCSDEILSVSGASNTTTKMVFSDVSGEDTPLGIAPFSSCNAKESLRLFEYSPENLSLEAMFSHNYVEETGCVSDVSNEIPTSASPLTVSGKIKDVDMGLSSFRGVLSLEPVEEGTSRITLTLPPTVPSGKQQVQICESVQFDALNSFSDIGLSDESSCDFSHSSMETIDLHDKVKLEESCVIVDDSVLHAISFRTRKLRSYKKRIQDAFTSKKRLTKEYEQLAIWFGDTDINSSQETLSNMTNLQTHDACDSEWELL; this is translated from the exons ATGGatttaaaaaaactcaaaggTATGAATTGGGTTGGAAACATTTACCAGAAATTTGAAGCAATCTGCCAGGAGGTGGATGATATTGTGAATCAG GATACAATTAAATATGTCGAAACCCAGGTGCAGACAGTGGGCAAGAGTGTGAAGAAACTCTGTTCTGATGTCGTCCAAGATTTAATTCCTCCTTTAGGGAATCCTGTTAATCATGACACTCAAGAGGTGGCTATTACATATAATTCTACCATTAGTACTAAGTCAAGGGAACACTTGGAGGAAAATTCTTccgatgaaattgaaaagcaaTCACCTGCAGAGCCCAATGTAATGGATCCTGTGATAAACCAACCGAGTCTTGTCTCTAGTAAATATTTCCTTGCAGATCAACCTAGTTCTCCAACATCAATGGATAGTTCTGAGGTGTCAGAGTCCGATGTATCTGTGGGAAAGATTCGTGAAgttttttcaaatgaaaattcttTAGGTGCAACTGAAATGAAATCACCTTCAGAGCCCCATGTAATGGATCCTGTGACAAACCAGCTGAGTACCATGTCTTGTAAATATCAACTGGCAGATCAACCTAGTTCTCCAACTTCATTGGATACTCTTGAGCTGTCAGAGTACGACTTGTCTGTGGAAAAGATAGATGAAGTTTTGACAAATGAAAAGTCTTTAGATGCAACAGAAGAATCACCTACAGAGTGCAATGTAATGGATCCTGTGACAAACCAGCCGAGTCTTGGCTCTAGTAAATTTTACCTTGCAGATCAACCTTATTCTCCAACTTCAATGGATACTCTTGTGCTTTCAGAGGCTTACTTTTCCGTAGAAAATCAAGAGTCTTTAGATGCAACAGAAAATCAATCACCTACAGAGCCCAATGTAATGGATCCTGTGACAAACCAGCCGAGTCTCATCTCTTGTAAATGTCACATTGCAGATCAACAAAGTGCTCCAATTTCAATGGATACACTTGAGGTGTCTGAGTCTGACTTTTCTGCGAGAAAGATTGATGAAGTTTTGACAAATGGAATTTCTTTAGATGCAACTAAAAATCAATCACCTACAGAGCCCAGTATAATGGATCATGTGGCAAGCCAGCTGCGTCTTGTCTCTTCTAAATATCACCTTGCAGATCAACTTAGTTCTCCAACTTCCATAAATACTCTTGGGGTGTCAGAGTCTGACTTGTCTGTGGGGAAGATTGATGATAATTTGACAAATGAAAACTCAGATGCAAATAATGAAGAAATTTCCATAAAAATGCTGGATTTAACTTCTCCTGTTATGTCAGAACACTTTACAGAGTCACCATTTCAGGTATTTGCTCACAGTAATTATGAAAATAGGCATACTTTTTTGCCTGAGGTTGCACCTATATCCCCAGCACATGGATTGGAGTTTGAATCCCAGCAAAAATGTACTGTTTGTTCAGATGAAATTTTGAGTGTTTCTGGTGCTTCAAATACTACTACTAAAATGGTATTTTCAGATGTATCTGGGGAGGATACTCCGCTAGGAATTGCACCCTTCAGCAGCTGTAATGCAAAGGAATCACTTAGGCTCTTTGAATATTCACCTGAAAACTTATCCCTGGAAGCAATGTTTTCTCATAATTATGTTGAGGAGACTGGGTGTGTTTCTGATGTTTCTAATGAGATCCCAACATCTGCTTCACCATTAACTGTGTCGGGTAAAATTAAGGATGTGGATATGGGACTTTCTTCATTCAGAGGTGTCCTATCACTGGAACCAGTTG AAGAAGGCACTTCCAGAATTACGTTGACCCTGCCTCCGACAGTACCATCTGGAAAACAGCAAGTTCAGATCTGCGAGTCTGTTCAATTTGATGCTCTTAATTCCTTTTCAGATATTG GCCTTTCAGATGAATCAAGTTGTGATTTTTCTCACTCTAGCATGGAAACCATTGATTTGCATGATAAGGTGAAGCTTGAGGAGAGCTGTGTCATTGTAGACGATAGCGTACTACATGCTATCTCTTTCAGAACAAGAAAGCTAAGATCATACAAG AAAAGAATCCAGGATGCTTTTACATCAAAGAAGAGGCTGACAAAGGAATATGAACAGCTAGCAATTTGGTTTGGGGACACTGATATAAATTCCAGCCAAGAAACACTCTCTAACATGACAAATTTGCAAACTCATGATGCCTGTGACTCTGAATGGGAGCTCCTTTAA
- the LOC18778163 gene encoding protein trichome birefringence-like 31 — MTRHQLSLDRRIQSLFPVALASLLVLGTAKLVLDALKTNDSFVFQLYGRPRGQQQSPAVVVSPEDRIDESCNVFEGKWVWDNVSHPHYTEESCPYLVKQVTCQRNGRPDSYYKNWRWQPNDCNLPRFDPLKLMQILRGKRLMFVGDSVQRGQFESLVCMVQSIIPQGKKSLQRAPPRKIFKVEEFDASIEYYWAPFIVESISDHATKHTVLKRLVKLDSIAKHGKHWEGVDILVFESYVWWMHKPTINATYGSPDVQEYNVTTAYRLALQTWAEWLESSINPERQKVFFMSMSPTHLWSWEWKAGSDENCFNESYPIQGSYWGTGSNMEIMEMIHDQIQDLKVKVTFLNITQLSEYRKDAHTSIYGERKGKLLTKEQRSDPKNFADCIHWCLPGVPDTWNEILYAHLLKSHQNLL, encoded by the exons ATGACAAGGCACCAGCTCTCTCTTGACCGTCGAATCCAATCCCTCTTCCCGGTTGCGTTGGCTTCTCTGCTTGTCCTTGGGACTGCAAAACTAGTGCTCGACGCCTTGAAGACCAATGACAGCTTTGTCTTTCAGCTATATGGCAGGCCAAGAGGTCAACAACAGAGTCCGGCAGTTGTTGTTTCCCCTGAGGACAGGATTGATGAAAGTTGCAATGTGTTTGAAGGGAAATGGGTGTGGGACAATGTGTCCCATCCACACTATACAGAAGAGAGCTGTCCTTACTTGGTAAAGCAAGTTACTTGCCAAAGAAATGGTAGGCCTGATTCTTACTATAAGAATTGGAGGTGGCAACCTAATGACTGCAACCTCCCAAG GTTTGATCCATTGAAGCTAATGCAGATTTTGAGGGGTAAAAGGCTGATGTTTGTTGGAGACTCTGTACAGAGAGGGCAGTTTGAATCCCTAGTCTGTATGGTTCAATCTATAATTCCTCAAGGAAAGAAATCTCTCCAAAGGGCCCCTCCCAGAAAGATCTTCAAAGTTGAG GAGTTTGATGCATCCATTGAATACTATTGGGCTCCATTTATTGTGGAGTCGATTTCGGACCATGCAACAAAACATACTGTACTGAAACGGCTGGTGAAGCTAGACTCTATAGCTAAGCATGGAAAACACTGGGAAGGAGTAGATATCTTGGTGTTCGAGAGCTATGTATGGTGGATGCACAAGCCTACCATCAATGCTAC ATATGGATCTCCTGATGTCCAAGAATATAATGTCACTACAGCATACAGACTGGCGTTACAAACTTGGGCAGAATGGTTGGAATCCAGCATCAACCCTGAGAGACAAAAGGTCTTCTTCATGAGTATGTCTCCAACACATTTATG GAGTTGGGAATGGAAGGCTGGAAGTGATGAGAACTGCTTCAACGAGTCTTACCCAATTCAAGGTTCATATTGGGGTACTGGTTCAAACATGGAAATCATGGAAATGATACACGACCAAATACAGGATTTGAAAGTGAAGGTAACATTTTTGAATATTACCCAGTTGTCAGAGTACCGAAAAGACGCACATACATCCATATACGGGGAACGCAAGGGGAAGCTCTTGACAAAGGAACAAAGATCTGATCCTAAAAATTTTGCTGATTGCATTCACTGGTGCCTACCTGGGGTTCCTGATACATGGAATGAGATTTTGTATGCACATTTGTTAAAGAGCCATCAAAATCTTTTGTAA
- the LOC18778576 gene encoding tRNA dimethylallyltransferase 9 isoform X1 translates to MIISSSCVRTFCPRLPSSSKKRALRTAALVTFTIRRRRLSTACSVSATKSKEKEKVIVVSGPTGAGKSRLAFELAKRLNGEIISADSVQVYRGLDIGSAKPSPGDRQEVPHHLVDILHPSEDYSVGKFYEDARQATRSILDSGRVPVVTGGTGLYLRWLIYGKPDVPKASPDIASEAYSELVDLQNNEDWEAAVQLVVKAGDPKAQFLPANDWYRLRRSLEIIKSSGSPPSAFQVPYDSFRKQCDSSIVDRHDINPSTDVVEEVKSKELDYDFICFFLSSKRVDLYRSIDCRCEDMLSGSDGILSEARWLLDSGLLPNSNSATRAIGYRQAMEYILMCRQQGGSSPREFFNFLSEFQKASRNFAKRQLTWFRNESIYHWLDASKPLETVLNFIYDAYHDKSENLVVPESLRMKKELSSRREESELKGYRTQNRHFVRREDCSDILDWIRRTQGLNSES, encoded by the exons ATGATTATCAGTAGTAGTTGCGTGCGTACATTTTGCCCGCGCCTCCCGTCGTCGTCGAAGAAGCGTGCCCTCCGGACGGCTGCGCTGGTGACTTTCACTATCCGCCGGCGTCGTTTGAGCACCGCGTGCTCAGTTTCAGCCACCAAGAgtaaagagaaggagaaggtgATAGTCGTATCTGGGCCCACTGGAGCAGGGAAGAGCCGCCTGGCTTTTGAGCTCGCTAAGCGGCTCAATGGCGAGATTATCAGCGCCGACTCTGTTCAG GTATATCGGGGACTTGATATTGGATCTGCCAAGCCTTCCCCAGGTGATAGACAG GAGGTGCCGCATCATCTTGTTGATATTTTGCACCCATCTGAAG ACTATTCCGTCGGAAAATTTTATGAGGATGCAAGGCAAGCTACAAGATCTATTCTTGATAGTGGCCGTGTTCCCGTAGTTACTGGTGGCACTGGATTGTACTTGCGCTG gctcATATATGGAAAACCAGATGTTCCCAAAGCGTCTCCAGATATTGCATCTGAAGCGTATTCTGAGTTAGTGGATCTGCAGAACAATGAAGACTGGGAAGCAGCTGTGCAGTTAGTGGTCAAAGCAGGTGACCCAAAGGCTCAATTTTTGCCTGCCAATGACTGGTATCGATTAAGACGCAGCCTTGAGATCATTAAG TCTAGTGGATCACCTCCATCGGCATTTCAAGTACCCTACGATTCTTTCCGGAAACAATGTGATTCTAGTATAGTTGACAGACATGACATCAATCCTTCAACTGATGTTGTGGAAGAAGTAAAATCAAAGGAATTGGACTATGATTTCATTTGCTTTTTCCTCTCAAGCAAAAGAGTTGATCTTTATAGATCAATTGACTGTCGATGTGAAGATATGCTGTCAG GAAGTGATGGTATCTTGTCTGAGGCTAGATGGCTTCTTGATAGCGGTCTTcttccaaattcaaattcagcaACCAGAGCAATTGGTTACAGACAA GCAATGGAGTATATATTGATGTGCAGGCAGCAAGGAGGTAGCTCTCCAAGAgagttcttcaattttttatctGAATTTCAAAAAGCTTCTAG AAATTTTGCAAAACGGCAATTGACGTGGTTTCGTAACGAGAGTATCTATCACTGGCTTGATGCTTCCAAACCCTTG GAAACGGTGCTCAACTTCATTTATGATGCATACCAtgacaaaagtgaaaatttgGTTGTGCCTGAATCACTTAGAATGAAGAAAGAGTTATCAAGCCGCAGAGAAGAATCCGAACTAAAGGGCTATCGAACTCAAAATAG GCATTTTGTCAGACGTGAAGATTGCTCAGACATCCTAGACTGGATAAGGAGAACACAAGGCTTAAACAGTGAATCGTAA
- the LOC18778576 gene encoding tRNA dimethylallyltransferase 9 isoform X2 → MIISSSCVRTFCPRLPSSSKKRALRTAALVTFTIRRRRLSTACSVSATKSKEKEKVIVVSGPTGAGKSRLAFELAKRLNGEIISADSVQVYRGLDIGSAKPSPGDRQEVPHHLVDILHPSEDYSVGKFYEDARQATRSILDSGRVPVVTGGTGLYLRWLIYGKPDVPKASPDIASEAYSELVDLQNNEDWEAAVQLVVKAGDPKAQFLPANDWYRLRRSLEIIKSSGSPPSAFQVPYDSFRKQCDSSIVDRHDINPSTDVVEEVKSKELDYDFICFFLSSKRVDLYRSIDCRCEDMLSGSDGILSEARWLLDSGLLPNSNSATRAIGYRQAMEYILMCRQQGGSSPREFFNFLSEFQKASRNFAKRQLTWFRNESIYHWLDASKPLETVLNFIYDAYHDKSENLVVPESLRMKKELSSRREESELKGYRTQNRREDCSDILDWIRRTQGLNSES, encoded by the exons ATGATTATCAGTAGTAGTTGCGTGCGTACATTTTGCCCGCGCCTCCCGTCGTCGTCGAAGAAGCGTGCCCTCCGGACGGCTGCGCTGGTGACTTTCACTATCCGCCGGCGTCGTTTGAGCACCGCGTGCTCAGTTTCAGCCACCAAGAgtaaagagaaggagaaggtgATAGTCGTATCTGGGCCCACTGGAGCAGGGAAGAGCCGCCTGGCTTTTGAGCTCGCTAAGCGGCTCAATGGCGAGATTATCAGCGCCGACTCTGTTCAG GTATATCGGGGACTTGATATTGGATCTGCCAAGCCTTCCCCAGGTGATAGACAG GAGGTGCCGCATCATCTTGTTGATATTTTGCACCCATCTGAAG ACTATTCCGTCGGAAAATTTTATGAGGATGCAAGGCAAGCTACAAGATCTATTCTTGATAGTGGCCGTGTTCCCGTAGTTACTGGTGGCACTGGATTGTACTTGCGCTG gctcATATATGGAAAACCAGATGTTCCCAAAGCGTCTCCAGATATTGCATCTGAAGCGTATTCTGAGTTAGTGGATCTGCAGAACAATGAAGACTGGGAAGCAGCTGTGCAGTTAGTGGTCAAAGCAGGTGACCCAAAGGCTCAATTTTTGCCTGCCAATGACTGGTATCGATTAAGACGCAGCCTTGAGATCATTAAG TCTAGTGGATCACCTCCATCGGCATTTCAAGTACCCTACGATTCTTTCCGGAAACAATGTGATTCTAGTATAGTTGACAGACATGACATCAATCCTTCAACTGATGTTGTGGAAGAAGTAAAATCAAAGGAATTGGACTATGATTTCATTTGCTTTTTCCTCTCAAGCAAAAGAGTTGATCTTTATAGATCAATTGACTGTCGATGTGAAGATATGCTGTCAG GAAGTGATGGTATCTTGTCTGAGGCTAGATGGCTTCTTGATAGCGGTCTTcttccaaattcaaattcagcaACCAGAGCAATTGGTTACAGACAA GCAATGGAGTATATATTGATGTGCAGGCAGCAAGGAGGTAGCTCTCCAAGAgagttcttcaattttttatctGAATTTCAAAAAGCTTCTAG AAATTTTGCAAAACGGCAATTGACGTGGTTTCGTAACGAGAGTATCTATCACTGGCTTGATGCTTCCAAACCCTTG GAAACGGTGCTCAACTTCATTTATGATGCATACCAtgacaaaagtgaaaatttgGTTGTGCCTGAATCACTTAGAATGAAGAAAGAGTTATCAAGCCGCAGAGAAGAATCCGAACTAAAGGGCTATCGAACTCAAAATAG ACGTGAAGATTGCTCAGACATCCTAGACTGGATAAGGAGAACACAAGGCTTAAACAGTGAATCGTAA